The DNA window ATAGGTTGGGTCTTGAAGAGAGTTCCACTTTCTGATGCTATCAGTATCAACTGCACCAGCAGAGTACCTTCCAAACACATTATTCTTCTTTGAAATGCCAATATATCCCTCTTCAGATGATGTTCCAATAACATCAGATGGATCATACGAAGACTTGGATCGTAGTCTTTCTTTCTTGCTCTGCACGAAATTCATCAAATCCACTTCTATACGAGGCGTGCGCTGCTTAAGAGCCCGTCTCAAGTAATTTTGTTCTTCAACTGATAAGCTAAGGATAAAATTTAGAACTGCAATAGAGTCAAAGTGTGTGTACATTGATATAATGCACGAGATAGCTGCGTCTTTCAGTTTGGTATTCTTATCATGGACCAATGGTGTCAACTTAGCAAGCCATAACTTGAGGATGCCAATGTTAGCAGCACCTTCAGAATTTGAAGGATGCTTGTTAAATGAGCCAATTGCAAACTCAATTACAGCGAGCTTGGCCTTTGGGGAACGCTGCTCATCTAATGAACGGAGTAAAGCTGGCAAAAGGGAATCTATACCATATGACTTGCCAACTATTTCTAGGGTAGTTGAGCAGGGCAGCCTCACCAATTCTTTGGGATCAATTAATCGCGAGAAAACATGTGGCAAGATCCTCTCTACGTAACTTTCAAATGGCTTTCTGCAAGCAGGAATAAGATCTGCAAGAGTTGAAAGTGCTGCCTGTGCAACTTTATGATGGGGATCATCAAGATGCTGGAAAAACAATCTCATAACCTTCTCAAAACTCTGAGTGATTTCTTGAATACCTCTAGGGCCCTGCTGTAGCAAAGACCGGAGATAGCTAAATGCAGCAACCCTGGCTTTCCAATCTGAAGTAGAATTGAGACCCTCACTTAATGCATCATTTAGTGAAGCAGGACCATCCACATAACTAGATAGATCTCCTAGAGGAAATTGACTGTCATCAAAACTCCTCCTCCTGCTAGCTGACGTTCTTCCTGCTGTATTTTTTCTTAAGAGAGGACGTTGAAAATTGGGAACGTGATTAATGTGGGAGTCCCTAATAGCATCTTTATACGATGTCTCTAAGTATTGTCTGTCAACATGCGAGTTCATAAACCGCCTAATATCCCTCGGCTCAGTCTCTTCAACAAGTCCTCTATCCTGTAGTTTTTCAGAAGCTCTTCTTGCAGTGTAGGAGTTGAGTGCCGAAAAAGAATCATGATCCACACTACTTCGGTATGATGCTTTAGCTGAATCCTTTGAGGCCTGGATCTGAGTTATGATATCAGACAAAACCAACCCACCGTTGCGATTATTTCCTTTAGTCATAGCAGATGGTGCATCAACGAGTAAAGCATTAGTAAGACTTGTTGATGCAGGAACAGCAAGAGGGAATGGTGGATCACGGGACGAGGGCGGGTCAACTCCTGCACTAGGGTACaatataaaaacattttaagCTGTTCAATGATACTCAAAAGTTACGGCAGTAGTTGAAACATATTTTTATCTGAATCATAAAGCTGACAACCTTTCACgatgtcaataattaattaagcacatcaaacttttcttcatcaaatctTTAACTACTTAAACACATCAAGTTTTAAGATGCAGAAGAATAATGGAAGAGGAAACAATCACCTAGATCCAAACTAGAGGAGCGACTTCTCTCAGATACATCTAGACCTTTGAGCAGGTTTTCTATAGCAGAAACTTTCTGTTTGCTGGCATGAAGTACACTCTCCAGACTACGTTCCACTCCCACAGGTTTTGCTTGTGGCAAAAGCAGCCCAGAGGACAGGGACGTTCCTGAAGATAAATTGGCACTTCTGTCCATGGAAACTATAGCAGATGTTCCATAACCAGGTAGATGTGAAGTAGATGTTTGAGACGCAAGTGAGAAGTGTGAACTCCTCTCTCGAACAGAGGGAGAAGTGTGTCGTTTATGAATACCACCATCTTCCTCATTTATAATCTGCAAGATGGTTCCATTTTAGTCCACAACATCAGCCTTAAAGAGTTTTAGAAAAGATGCCCATTATCTATTATGGAAGGATGCTGGGAGCAATTTATAAGACAAAAGAGAGTACCCTTTGGATAGAAGGATCCAAGGACGACAGCAAACGCCTAGAACGTTCTGGCCAGGTTCTTGCAAACATTCTGTACAAAGTTCTTGCAGTTGATCGTACCTGTTGTTGTAGCCAAGTAGTATGAATTACCAAAAACAGATCTTGAATCGAAAGAGGAGGGGGGGAGTGTTGCAAATGGCAAGGTATACATGCAAATAACTATGCAAAAATATGAAAGTCAGAGTTCAACAAGCATACCTCACCCATTGCATCGGCTACACAACATTTTATAAGGTCTTCATAGAGCTCTGCCGAACGTTGTACCTCAGATGCATCAGGCCAATGTTCAAGGATCAGAAGTGCGTATTCACAGCATCTGTCATCGAAAATAATCAGAAGAATAAACAGGCACTGTGTAGAACTAAATCAAAATTAAGATCTGTAAATTAGAAGAGGCAGTATCAAACCTTGCACGAAGTACTGCATTTTTGTCATTCTTTGCAGAATCAGCTATACGAGGAAGTGCCCGACCAACTTTGCAGTTGCGCAACATCTGAAATAAAAAAACAGCAGGAAATGATTGACAGATACTGCAAGTACAGGCAAAGGAAAAACAGATTCAAACAGCACATAAAACATTACCGTCTTTATGCAGTTATCAGCAGATTCTGCAATCACAAGAACAGTTATCACAACAAGCTTGAAGAGAACCTGAAGTTCAATGAGGATGTCATAGCCTCGCGCATATTAGAGAAAATGTAATCCTTTCTCCCTAGTAAAATGATAGAAGTATAAGCATATGATAACTAGATCACTTCTTCTCACCGGAATGAACATCTCAGCACATGCCTCAAAATCTCCCAACAGCTCTTTTGATAAGAAGTTTAGTAAATGACATGCCTACCATTCACATAAGACAGTGGATTAGTCTTCATGGATGTCGGAACTTGGAACATAATCCATTTAGTAAATGGTGATGCATAGAAATCCAAAATAAAACAGAAGTCTAAACTAGCCCATCAACAATACACAAAAGCACACAGCTAAACAAGCACTCCTTGCAAGGTAAGAACATGCAGTTGTTTATCTATATTGACGATATCCATTTGAGAAACTTGCACATACTCTCAGTTACTCTTCTTTTTCCACCTTTCTACTCAAATAGCGACCAACGTACAATGTCTAGTTGTCTACACCGCTTTTCTTAGCAGATCATTTATCATATTTGACTATATTGGTTTCCCAAATCTCATAGAAGATTTGCTGCTCTTTGTATCCATAGAGAACTGTAGAGAATATGCATTAGTAACtaagttgcgcggactcttcactttcggggttaaggctatattcttattttagtcCTTGTGTTATCTAACTTAGCTCTGTTAACCTTCAATTATATCAAGTGAGTGATTTTAATCCTTCAACTAAcagatccaaaaaaaattaacagaaAGTTCACTGCTAAAAGGGACAATTTGggtatttcattttaattatttgtatgttaCCATACTTATAAGTGTCCTTAAGCTTCAATTTTACTTGTAGCTTGAagtttataaataatatatttagaatCATATTTTCACATATACAAATAATTTGCATAACATTAAGGAAAAACAATTCAAAGTATTCTGGTATatttgttgagatatttttctttgtctATTCAACTTAAAAGAGTACTCACATGATGGAGTGAATTTCAACCCACTTTTAGAAC is part of the Solanum stenotomum isolate F172 chromosome 8, ASM1918654v1, whole genome shotgun sequence genome and encodes:
- the LOC125872150 gene encoding CLIP-associated protein-like isoform X2 translates to MEAALELARAKDTKERMAGVEHLHQVLEASRKTLSPSEVTSLVDVCLDLLKDNNFRVTQGALQSLASAAVLSGEHLKLHFNALLPAVVERLGDAKQPVRDAARRLLLTLMEVSSPTIIVERAGSYAWMHKSFRVREEFARTVTSAIGLFASTELPLQRAILPSILQMLNDPNHGVREAALSCIEVMYSEVGPQFRDELQRHHLPSMLLKDINVRLEKIEPKSCSIDGNSNNYSTGEVRSASLSSKKSSPKAKRSTREVSLFGDGDITEKPVDPIKVYSEKELVREFENIGSTLVPEKDWSVRIAAMQRVEALVIGGAADYPCFRGLLKQLGGPLSTQLADRRSSIIKQACHLLNFLSKELLGDFEACAEMFIPVLFKLVVITVLVIAESADNCIKTMLRNCKVGRALPRIADSAKNDKNAVLRARCCEYALLILEHWPDASEVQRSAELYEDLIKCCVADAMGEVRSTARTLYRMFARTWPERSRRLLSSLDPSIQRIINEEDGGIHKRHTSPSVRERSSHFSLASQTSTSHLPGYGTSAIVSMDRSANLSSGTSLSSGLLLPQAKPVGVERSLESVLHASKQKVSAIENLLKGLDVSERSRSSSLDLGVDPPSSRDPPFPLAVPASTSLTNALLVDAPSAMTKGNNRNGGLVLSDIITQIQASKDSAKASYRSSVDHDSFSALNSYTARRASEKLQDRGLVEETEPRDIRRFMNSHVDRQYLETSYKDAIRDSHINHVPNFQRPLLRKNTAGRTSASRRRSFDDSQFPLGDLSSYVDGPASLNDALSEGLNSTSDWKARVAAFSYLRSLLQQGPRGIQEITQSFEKVMRLFFQHLDDPHHKVAQAALSTLADLIPACRKPFESYVERILPHVFSRLIDPKELVRLPCSTTLEIVGKSYGIDSLLPALLRSLDEQRSPKAKLAVIEFAIGSFNKHPSNSEGAANIGILKLWLAKLTPLVHDKNTKLKDAAISCIISMYTHFDSIAVLNFILSLSVEEQNYLRRALKQRTPRIEVDLMNFVQSKKERLRSKSSYDPSDVIGTSSEEGYIGISKKNNVFGRYSAGAVDTDSIRKWNSLQDPTYMTRSIGQLSDGTQDFYHGVETGPNTDFSVTKAKDLKFGALTSSENDGYWTTLESKDNSSNIEHTSTPHLDVNGLVDSDHLQIALDAGADNGSSSDMELNHLKLSALQINPTLETGPSIPQILHLICNGDDGSPAANKGDALQQLVKASVANDRSIWSKYFNQILTAVLEVLDDSESWTRELALSLILEMLKNQKNAMEDSVEIIIEKLLHVTKDDVAKVANEAENCLSTILSQYNPFRCLSVIVPLLVTEDEKTLVTCINCLTKLVGRLSQEELMSQLPSFLPSLFDAFGNQSADVRKTVVFCLVDIYIMLGKAFMPYLEGLNSTQLRLVTIYANRISQARTGTPVDASHS
- the LOC125872150 gene encoding CLIP-associated protein-like isoform X1, with protein sequence MEAALELARAKDTKERMAGVEHLHQVLEASRKTLSPSEVTSLVDVCLDLLKDNNFRVTQGALQSLASAAVLSGEHLKLHFNALLPAVVERLGDAKQPVRDAARRLLLTLMEVSSPTIIVERAGSYAWMHKSFRVREEFARTVTSAIGLFASTELPLQRAILPSILQMLNDPNHGVREAALSCIEVMYSEVGPQFRDELQRHHLPSMLLKDINVRLEKIEPKSCSIDGNSNNYSTGEVRSASLSSKKSSPKAKRSTREVSLFGADGDITEKPVDPIKVYSEKELVREFENIGSTLVPEKDWSVRIAAMQRVEALVIGGAADYPCFRGLLKQLGGPLSTQLADRRSSIIKQACHLLNFLSKELLGDFEACAEMFIPVLFKLVVITVLVIAESADNCIKTMLRNCKVGRALPRIADSAKNDKNAVLRARCCEYALLILEHWPDASEVQRSAELYEDLIKCCVADAMGEVRSTARTLYRMFARTWPERSRRLLSSLDPSIQRIINEEDGGIHKRHTSPSVRERSSHFSLASQTSTSHLPGYGTSAIVSMDRSANLSSGTSLSSGLLLPQAKPVGVERSLESVLHASKQKVSAIENLLKGLDVSERSRSSSLDLGVDPPSSRDPPFPLAVPASTSLTNALLVDAPSAMTKGNNRNGGLVLSDIITQIQASKDSAKASYRSSVDHDSFSALNSYTARRASEKLQDRGLVEETEPRDIRRFMNSHVDRQYLETSYKDAIRDSHINHVPNFQRPLLRKNTAGRTSASRRRSFDDSQFPLGDLSSYVDGPASLNDALSEGLNSTSDWKARVAAFSYLRSLLQQGPRGIQEITQSFEKVMRLFFQHLDDPHHKVAQAALSTLADLIPACRKPFESYVERILPHVFSRLIDPKELVRLPCSTTLEIVGKSYGIDSLLPALLRSLDEQRSPKAKLAVIEFAIGSFNKHPSNSEGAANIGILKLWLAKLTPLVHDKNTKLKDAAISCIISMYTHFDSIAVLNFILSLSVEEQNYLRRALKQRTPRIEVDLMNFVQSKKERLRSKSSYDPSDVIGTSSEEGYIGISKKNNVFGRYSAGAVDTDSIRKWNSLQDPTYMTRSIGQLSDGTQDFYHGVETGPNTDFSVTKAKDLKFGALTSSENDGYWTTLESKDNSSNIEHTSTPHLDVNGLVDSDHLQIALDAGADNGSSSDMELNHLKLSALQINPTLETGPSIPQILHLICNGDDGSPAANKGDALQQLVKASVANDRSIWSKYFNQILTAVLEVLDDSESWTRELALSLILEMLKNQKNAMEDSVEIIIEKLLHVTKDDVAKVANEAENCLSTILSQYNPFRCLSVIVPLLVTEDEKTLVTCINCLTKLVGRLSQEELMSQLPSFLPSLFDAFGNQSADVRKTVVFCLVDIYIMLGKAFMPYLEGLNSTQLRLVTIYANRISQARTGTPVDASHS